The proteins below come from a single Chryseobacterium bernardetii genomic window:
- a CDS encoding DUF6759 domain-containing protein, with amino-acid sequence MKSMTQLLLLVFFSFLYGQKSFNSILKSDNINEIETFLKTAHPDDPRRIVLKKKLIALKNSSWTKPGIGSSMPVRAIAPNTTEYYTDEEKEEFDHLMSETSEEHKEKTVQLLNALFTPNMEGETATFLFQNRTKCNIILRIQSKTEDKATLYNLAVKEGEENFITLKKGKYLIKGKVCGEIYSSEKELNKSLLIELK; translated from the coding sequence ATGAAATCAATGACTCAGCTTCTACTGCTGGTATTTTTCAGCTTCCTTTATGGACAAAAGAGTTTTAATAGTATACTAAAAAGTGATAATATCAATGAAATAGAAACTTTTCTTAAGACAGCCCACCCTGATGATCCCAGGAGGATTGTTTTAAAAAAGAAACTTATAGCTCTTAAAAATTCATCATGGACAAAGCCAGGAATTGGCTCATCAATGCCAGTCCGGGCAATTGCCCCTAATACCACCGAATATTATACTGATGAAGAAAAAGAAGAGTTTGACCATCTGATGTCAGAGACTTCAGAAGAGCACAAAGAAAAAACCGTTCAATTGCTCAACGCATTATTTACTCCCAATATGGAAGGTGAAACAGCTACTTTTCTTTTTCAAAACAGGACAAAGTGTAACATCATCTTGCGGATACAGTCAAAAACAGAAGATAAGGCCACATTGTATAACCTAGCTGTTAAAGAGGGAGAAGAGAACTTCATTACTTTAAAGAAAGGAAAGTACTTAATCAAAGGAAAAGTGTGTGGTGAAATTTACAGCAGTGAAAAGGAACTCAATAAAAGTCTTCTTATAGAATTAAAATAA
- a CDS encoding DEAD/DEAH box helicase, whose protein sequence is MYNSTTERKIKDIPDIADIDINRLPQELTKIYAQIVSLKRQVADGTLNFQSEILISGLKLLRKLANNLETILLTIPDHEQKESIAFVAATANNLIHKMGLDDEEHENLLETDSISAYIASIILFLIGNSQADAAETALSLRRSDAEGPTHRKLISCIICLATGEVAEIAENTLIEEEIFNADDLEETALNYLWREIGLGMVQIGQRLALQSTGERQNHFDKVIELSISDIGRFEQRSTFSGPYRLAKLLKLLEEDILTRAVINIPPPFGVNPVLWTNFLENLAKERPYLWENHKDVISTDFLDPGQSAVLTLPTGAGKSTLSELKIASCLYSGRKVIYLVPTHALEDQVNKNLRPLFSEFESVNIEFGSEFTDFEEVVGFPIVVMTPERCLTFLNINPDFFSRVGLVVFDEFHLIHGTNINKDRRSVDAMYCLLSIFNLAPQADYLLISAMVENGSEIASWISEVTLRKCHVFSSTWKPTRQLHGCLIFEERKIKELNGIINEHRKTATTKAPPAKLKNRMIIDPFCFFSLKNIWETEDDNDYLKSQILSHSTLLGIGDRWQLTSNRNFIAADLAVHFSSLGLKTLVFVDDPRITNSTSRKIAEALTDRHNSYHDYIKINQQLVDSITLELGDFRHSYFYDCKNVGVHHGLLLPTERSLIEGYFKSTEGSVVLVATATLAQGINLPAEIVIIAGDDRYDEDGENRQQVDPHELLNAAGRAGRAGLSSQGAVILIPGKIVTIQDSTISERWWQLKDDVFSKGDQCLTIEDPLEYFLDTIQENKDDLSVDQKNILYRFVPENVSHTASKDLLEKSLYAYKATIQGNKAQFDEQVRKLLDRRNELDSLTDEYLWQKEIAIKTGVEPLIIHELGNAIDRGGLESLLSRSVIELIEWFFTWIKDNPSFLLKIFSKHTTLEQIKKVLGLKPEAEISDITNRIDLMKDILQHYVLGIPLNELDAKIPNVNRPDRSAYLGKARKFVNRLVPELSFGLGLLSMVLLEKAKQNSIENANISWDVRILASCVREGFDSASKLFYKKDNNLLMRVETHLAFSQSLRL, encoded by the coding sequence ATGTATAATAGTACTACTGAAAGAAAGATAAAAGATATACCTGATATTGCAGATATTGACATTAATAGGCTACCGCAGGAATTAACAAAGATATATGCTCAGATTGTCAGCTTGAAACGTCAAGTAGCAGATGGAACGCTTAATTTTCAAAGTGAAATTTTGATTTCTGGACTAAAACTATTGAGAAAGTTAGCAAATAATCTTGAAACTATTTTGTTAACGATTCCTGATCATGAGCAAAAAGAATCTATAGCTTTTGTTGCTGCTACGGCAAATAATCTTATCCATAAGATGGGGTTAGACGATGAAGAGCATGAAAACTTGTTAGAGACCGATTCTATATCTGCTTATATAGCATCGATAATTCTTTTTTTAATTGGTAATAGCCAGGCAGACGCTGCAGAAACAGCTTTGTCATTAAGAAGAAGTGACGCGGAAGGCCCAACGCACAGGAAATTGATTTCATGTATCATCTGTTTAGCTACCGGGGAAGTAGCCGAAATAGCTGAAAATACTCTCATTGAAGAAGAGATATTTAATGCTGATGATTTGGAAGAAACTGCTCTAAACTATTTATGGAGAGAAATAGGGCTTGGTATGGTACAAATCGGCCAACGATTAGCACTTCAATCTACAGGAGAACGGCAAAATCATTTTGACAAGGTAATAGAGCTTTCAATATCAGACATTGGCCGTTTTGAGCAAAGAAGTACTTTTTCAGGACCTTATCGTCTTGCAAAATTATTAAAGCTATTAGAAGAAGATATATTAACGAGAGCGGTCATTAACATTCCGCCTCCATTTGGTGTCAATCCAGTACTTTGGACTAATTTTTTGGAAAACCTGGCAAAAGAGCGTCCATATTTGTGGGAGAATCATAAAGATGTAATAAGTACTGATTTTCTAGATCCTGGCCAATCTGCTGTATTAACATTACCTACCGGAGCTGGAAAGTCAACTCTATCGGAATTAAAAATAGCATCGTGTTTATATTCTGGAAGAAAGGTAATCTATTTAGTTCCTACCCATGCTTTAGAAGATCAGGTAAATAAGAATTTAAGACCATTATTTAGTGAATTTGAATCAGTTAATATTGAATTTGGAAGTGAGTTTACTGATTTTGAGGAGGTAGTCGGCTTTCCAATTGTCGTTATGACACCTGAAAGATGTCTAACTTTTCTCAACATCAATCCTGATTTTTTTAGTAGAGTAGGATTGGTGGTTTTTGATGAATTTCATTTAATACATGGCACAAATATAAATAAGGATAGAAGATCTGTTGATGCAATGTACTGTCTTTTGTCTATATTCAATCTAGCTCCTCAAGCTGATTATTTATTAATATCAGCTATGGTTGAAAATGGTAGTGAAATTGCTTCATGGATTTCGGAAGTTACGTTAAGAAAATGCCATGTTTTTAGTTCTACATGGAAACCTACTCGTCAACTTCATGGATGCCTGATATTTGAGGAACGAAAAATAAAGGAGCTGAATGGCATTATTAATGAACATAGAAAAACTGCTACAACCAAAGCTCCTCCTGCTAAACTAAAAAATAGGATGATTATTGATCCTTTTTGTTTTTTTAGTCTAAAAAATATTTGGGAAACAGAAGATGATAATGATTATCTAAAATCTCAAATTCTTTCTCATAGTACATTGTTGGGTATTGGTGATAGATGGCAACTCACAAGTAATAGAAATTTCATTGCAGCCGACCTAGCAGTACATTTTTCTAGTTTAGGGCTCAAAACACTTGTATTCGTAGATGATCCGAGAATAACCAACTCCACATCACGTAAAATTGCTGAAGCTCTAACTGACAGGCATAATTCATATCATGATTATATTAAAATCAATCAACAGTTGGTGGATAGTATTACCCTTGAGCTAGGTGATTTTAGACATTCGTATTTTTACGATTGTAAAAATGTTGGAGTGCATCATGGTTTGCTGTTACCTACCGAGAGATCTTTAATCGAAGGATATTTTAAATCCACTGAAGGTTCTGTAGTTCTTGTAGCAACAGCTACTCTTGCCCAGGGAATTAATTTACCTGCAGAAATAGTTATAATTGCTGGCGATGACCGATACGATGAAGATGGTGAAAATAGACAGCAGGTCGATCCTCACGAATTGTTAAATGCAGCAGGGAGAGCGGGAAGAGCAGGACTTTCCTCACAAGGCGCTGTTATTTTGATTCCAGGTAAGATTGTTACAATTCAGGATTCCACTATTTCTGAAAGATGGTGGCAGTTAAAGGATGATGTGTTTTCAAAAGGAGATCAATGCCTTACGATAGAAGATCCTTTGGAATACTTTTTAGATACAATCCAAGAGAATAAAGATGATTTAAGTGTTGATCAAAAGAATATATTGTATAGGTTTGTACCAGAAAATGTATCCCATACTGCCAGTAAAGATTTGTTAGAAAAATCATTGTATGCTTATAAGGCGACTATACAAGGAAATAAAGCGCAGTTTGATGAACAGGTTAGAAAATTACTAGATAGGCGAAATGAACTGGATAGTTTAACAGATGAGTATTTATGGCAAAAAGAGATAGCAATTAAGACGGGAGTTGAGCCATTGATTATTCACGAGTTGGGAAATGCCATTGATCGGGGAGGTCTCGAAAGTCTATTATCTAGATCAGTAATAGAATTAATAGAGTGGTTTTTTACATGGATAAAGGATAATCCATCTTTCTTGTTAAAGATATTTAGCAAACATACTACATTAGAACAAATTAAGAAAGTTCTTGGATTAAAACCGGAAGCAGAAATCTCTGATATAACAAATCGGATTGATTTAATGAAAGATATTCTTCAGCATTACGTACTAGGAATTCCTTTAAATGAGTTGGATGCCAAAATTCCAAATGTGAATAGACCTGATAGAAGCGCTTATTTAGGTAAGGCCCGCAAGTTTGTTAATCGACTGGTTCCTGAACTAAGTTTTGGATTGGGATTATTATCAATGGTATTACTGGAAAAAGCAAAACAAAATAGCATTGAAAATGCAAACATTTCGTGGGATGTAAGAATCTTAGCGAGTTGCGTTAGGGAAGGATTTGACTCTGCTTCTAAATTATTTTATAAGAAAGACAATAATTTGTTAATGAGAGTAGAAACACATTTAGCTTTTAGTCAATCATTAAGATTGTAG
- the avs1c gene encoding AVAST type 1 anti-phage system protein Avs1c, protein MITPDNRKQFERHIHILAESIEKGTFKSIPDHRIIMSLLKTKKLPNKRVNFITVDERSRLLANSLANFDRPEFKNNKDAG, encoded by the coding sequence ATGATTACACCAGATAATAGAAAACAATTTGAGAGACATATTCACATTTTAGCTGAATCCATTGAAAAGGGAACATTTAAATCAATTCCAGATCATAGAATAATAATGAGTTTGCTGAAGACTAAAAAACTTCCTAATAAAAGAGTAAATTTTATAACTGTAGATGAGCGGTCAAGATTATTGGCAAACTCCTTAGCTAATTTTGACAGACCTGAATTTAAAAATAATAAAGATGCCGGATAA
- a CDS encoding serine protease translates to MIERILHPQEIEAATVQINSESSSSSAFFVRTTGAEKVLITCNHSLPENENINVTINESEISASIIERIPECDVALIKLNSEVTNISFIPIKSIDIPYNQSWQSYGFPKIRVNTGGSYNGIVSRIDNSKQNAWDIDLQCDQYKDLEDFEGLSGSPLVMDGYVTGVIGYDNVGTLGATSIKRITECLERNNVLFITVNEISIPQSLESDIAKSKPNVNVIDSINEVIQNGPKQNFYLLTGSPGSGKTTIAAQLNLQDDNYIILDRYFVKVPENEEYPTQIRATPDFFMRWIEEVCYRSLYNTIPPKPSNDDSPSNRIFNIHQAIKKLSDNFQQQGKTAFLIIDGLDDVGSDKMEEYLSVLPQPLPLNFKIIFSCVSSKTLPNSYQALINTNNEIKITPLPIDDTEKFLSEELKGKNLSTTQINELAEKSEGHPLYLRYLINYILQTDDLTEIDDWINKIPVISGEIENYYSRVWQDINDQTDEVWLAATLARLRVSVDRQLLKEIVPDATRHHFLKSFQKIQHLLRNEESISIYHTSFSDYVNERTKDIEVKIHENIGNFILKNPHTHFGISERVYHLANAGDDSKIDAIEQCSQDWIDECAVNSINPDVVLSDVKKIVGIAADFGLTHKVISLLLLSQRLNFRYNTLFRENAIFLVNALLALGKPEEAIRYVVRNKTLTVSDGDGLYLLQKFFEYDAYDEGEILLNTIKRTCDNIIAKEFDTESFNRYLRLRFPATTLSSNLDMEEAFHEFGHIQKAAINLIEESGNSKELIHSFKDEVGSYNTGYFIWRFNMEPYSKKLEANGFNFNDKVSGFLALSIFHALEFQEKSPDRIEMENLPLWIEDLEYVTEKYGFHSDYHFYLLYTLVGRSNKLELIERIHTELFSSSYFLNIREENGVDLAPRNIHHFMIYQESLGFLDNDNKFPKLSAYGFYRDWEESLKSVFGYLCFLSGKVKRSLIEKKKDEIKSLEEKLNELIYSLIPDLRNRVFWQRSYSLPEKLFPTIFKKFTNLLIDAFPHKIEEFVEKILQKKHYQLGLYTEGYIESLFVISRELARDGNHNVSSFKVAKILEKHILTTVENRWERNEYLLRLIELYAILENEDRAKSVFKEMINTSMGPTWYKEDQLGIINTAVSNIIPQNGDLSYLKNFAAHLDYASGEMTFQRYIKQQQEQFVGDLTKIGLLKQAVEYLQYLILPDYGTVINNAESFNVDMPEKGEGYVLGANAIEEQSAVLALIKNSNPENSLVVWALSELCILGADYHLTDYAKEHAKIINNFENSDPSKLETIFRRWSKFIVSEFNDEYRREYLLEFFDNINSSNHVLAEKYLEEVGMTNLELNVGGLEPDVHRKEKTDDPLNALVVAKKNAQQKLDTENKSEARKLITNALEEIQNKKYGVWAYNYSHKITDLRNLYTQSYNSSSELIKSLKNLILNEPYYDEWIIVDHIIKFLQNSNDENEKTLVLQAVDEHLSLMIKTPQQYYDKYNWITKLSQDDSDLREGKILLGLLIWFLNHPSLTVKNRVIEILTWLGTVIPKNVVEGLIEEILSNGYKVSRELSASIIHQLSNLNPIGFSQEFKLLIESNLNKLLQQEHFMIKNSLLDAMIEQQNLGISDFDNMIKLFEDSFVKGPANSGEIFFDETYLHPIDEFLYALNDLGILNKEFAKKLISNIENLLPLSIEDCQKASEYIDRSFNDHNNIPLVSDLETLLKYALNTALGSCTSLESRKEVANILRFYQPTFPENRLSADFRNYNESFENEIKHLFETGKLNFGKLKINGEIPLSYFSVINDEIKRNKQEIIDIVGYLVPLSDTNRRSSSYPWPSFFENEYPIDMPESENGQIVPLFIKCDNVVDVTGSDLVPAVLNKKVMDILPDLQNDINSKFWRVGRNWGNNNRGTSSNIGYFSTIPLNKIDSVKSEYKLVLRIFYGYNSYIVDIFDQKISNL, encoded by the coding sequence ATGATAGAAAGAATTTTACATCCTCAAGAAATAGAAGCAGCAACGGTTCAAATCAATTCTGAAAGTAGTTCAAGCTCTGCATTTTTTGTAAGAACAACTGGTGCAGAAAAAGTATTAATCACCTGTAATCACTCTCTCCCGGAAAACGAAAATATTAATGTTACAATTAATGAATCAGAAATTTCTGCGAGCATAATTGAAAGAATTCCGGAATGTGATGTCGCTTTAATAAAGCTTAATTCAGAAGTAACAAATATTAGTTTTATTCCAATAAAGAGTATTGATATACCTTATAATCAAAGCTGGCAGTCTTATGGGTTTCCAAAAATAAGAGTTAACACTGGAGGAAGTTATAACGGAATTGTTTCCAGAATTGATAATTCCAAACAAAATGCGTGGGATATTGATCTTCAATGTGACCAGTATAAAGATTTAGAAGATTTTGAAGGTCTATCAGGTTCTCCTCTGGTTATGGATGGCTACGTTACAGGAGTTATAGGTTACGACAATGTAGGAACGTTAGGTGCTACCAGTATTAAAAGAATTACCGAATGTTTAGAGAGAAATAATGTTTTATTTATTACTGTCAACGAAATATCAATACCTCAATCGTTAGAAAGTGATATTGCTAAAAGTAAACCTAACGTTAATGTAATTGATAGTATTAATGAAGTAATTCAAAATGGGCCAAAACAAAATTTTTATTTATTAACCGGAAGTCCTGGATCTGGAAAAACGACGATTGCAGCCCAATTGAATTTACAAGATGATAATTACATTATACTTGATCGATATTTTGTAAAGGTTCCTGAAAATGAAGAGTATCCTACACAGATAAGAGCAACGCCTGATTTTTTTATGAGATGGATTGAGGAAGTTTGCTATCGTTCCCTATATAATACTATTCCTCCAAAACCCTCAAACGATGATTCGCCAAGTAACAGAATATTTAATATTCATCAAGCTATAAAAAAACTATCTGATAATTTTCAGCAACAAGGAAAGACTGCATTCTTAATTATAGATGGCTTAGATGATGTAGGCTCAGATAAAATGGAAGAATATCTGTCTGTATTGCCTCAGCCGCTTCCTCTAAATTTTAAGATTATATTTTCTTGCGTATCAAGTAAGACTCTTCCAAATTCTTACCAAGCACTAATAAATACAAATAATGAAATAAAGATTACTCCACTGCCAATTGATGATACAGAAAAGTTCTTGTCGGAAGAATTAAAAGGCAAAAATTTATCAACAACTCAGATAAATGAACTTGCGGAAAAGTCAGAAGGTCATCCACTATACCTCAGATATTTGATTAATTATATTTTGCAGACAGATGACCTTACTGAGATTGATGATTGGATTAATAAAATTCCGGTAATTAGTGGTGAGATTGAAAATTACTACAGCAGGGTATGGCAGGATATCAATGACCAAACAGACGAAGTGTGGCTTGCAGCAACTTTGGCGAGGCTGAGGGTTTCTGTTGACAGACAATTGCTAAAGGAAATTGTACCTGATGCGACTAGACATCATTTTTTGAAGAGTTTCCAAAAAATTCAACATTTACTGCGGAATGAAGAGTCAATAAGTATTTACCATACTTCTTTTTCAGATTACGTCAATGAAAGAACTAAAGATATTGAAGTAAAAATACATGAAAATATAGGAAATTTTATACTTAAAAATCCTCATACTCACTTTGGAATTTCTGAAAGAGTATATCACTTAGCCAATGCAGGCGATGACAGTAAAATAGATGCGATTGAACAATGTAGCCAAGATTGGATTGATGAATGTGCTGTAAACAGCATCAATCCGGATGTAGTGTTATCTGATGTTAAAAAAATCGTTGGAATTGCTGCCGATTTTGGGCTAACACATAAAGTTATTTCCTTATTGCTATTGTCACAGAGGTTAAACTTCAGATACAATACATTATTTCGTGAGAATGCTATATTTCTTGTAAACGCTTTATTGGCTCTCGGTAAACCGGAAGAAGCTATTCGCTATGTTGTCAGAAATAAAACCTTAACTGTATCAGATGGTGACGGTCTTTATTTACTGCAAAAATTTTTTGAATACGACGCATATGACGAAGGAGAAATTTTGCTGAATACAATCAAGCGGACTTGTGATAATATTATTGCAAAAGAATTTGATACTGAATCATTTAATCGCTACTTAAGATTGAGATTTCCTGCCACTACTTTATCTTCCAACTTAGATATGGAGGAGGCATTTCATGAATTTGGACATATTCAGAAAGCTGCTATTAATTTAATCGAAGAATCAGGGAATTCAAAAGAATTGATCCACTCGTTTAAAGACGAAGTCGGCTCTTACAATACAGGATATTTTATTTGGAGATTTAATATGGAGCCTTATTCGAAAAAGTTGGAAGCGAACGGGTTTAATTTTAATGATAAAGTCAGTGGCTTTTTAGCACTTAGTATTTTTCATGCTTTGGAGTTTCAGGAAAAAAGCCCTGATAGAATAGAAATGGAGAATCTTCCACTATGGATAGAAGATTTGGAATATGTAACAGAAAAATATGGTTTTCACTCTGATTATCATTTTTATTTATTATATACTTTGGTAGGAAGATCTAATAAGTTAGAACTTATCGAAAGAATTCACACTGAATTATTTTCAAGTTCATATTTTTTAAATATAAGAGAAGAAAATGGAGTAGATCTAGCTCCTCGAAATATCCATCACTTTATGATTTACCAAGAAAGTCTTGGTTTTTTAGATAATGACAATAAATTTCCTAAGTTATCGGCGTATGGATTTTATCGTGACTGGGAAGAAAGCTTGAAATCAGTATTTGGATATTTATGCTTTCTATCAGGTAAAGTTAAACGCTCTTTGATAGAAAAGAAAAAAGATGAAATTAAATCACTGGAAGAAAAGCTGAATGAGCTAATATATAGCTTAATTCCGGACTTACGAAATAGAGTTTTTTGGCAGAGGAGCTACTCTTTGCCTGAAAAACTTTTTCCTACAATATTTAAAAAATTTACAAATCTATTAATCGACGCATTTCCTCATAAAATCGAAGAATTTGTTGAGAAAATATTGCAAAAAAAACATTATCAGTTAGGTTTATACACCGAAGGGTACATTGAAAGTTTATTTGTTATTTCTCGTGAGTTAGCAAGAGATGGGAATCATAATGTATCCTCATTTAAAGTAGCAAAAATACTTGAAAAACATATTTTAACGACGGTTGAAAATCGATGGGAACGAAATGAATATCTGTTAAGACTTATTGAATTATACGCTATTTTAGAAAATGAGGATAGGGCAAAATCTGTTTTTAAAGAAATGATAAATACATCAATGGGACCTACTTGGTATAAAGAAGATCAATTGGGCATCATTAATACTGCGGTATCCAATATTATTCCTCAGAATGGAGATCTGTCATATTTGAAAAATTTTGCCGCGCACCTTGATTATGCATCGGGGGAGATGACTTTTCAAAGATATATTAAGCAGCAACAGGAGCAATTTGTAGGTGATTTGACTAAAATTGGACTTTTAAAACAAGCTGTAGAATACCTTCAATATCTAATATTACCAGATTATGGTACTGTTATCAATAATGCCGAATCATTTAATGTAGATATGCCGGAAAAAGGGGAAGGTTATGTATTAGGTGCAAACGCAATCGAGGAACAGAGTGCGGTATTAGCATTAATAAAAAATTCAAATCCTGAAAATTCCTTAGTTGTTTGGGCACTTAGTGAGTTATGTATTTTAGGAGCAGACTATCATTTGACGGATTATGCAAAAGAGCATGCGAAGATTATAAACAATTTTGAGAACTCTGACCCTTCCAAATTGGAAACTATTTTTAGAAGATGGTCTAAATTCATTGTGTCTGAGTTTAATGATGAATATCGTAGAGAATATCTATTAGAATTTTTTGACAATATAAATTCATCGAACCATGTGCTCGCTGAAAAATATTTGGAGGAAGTAGGGATGACGAACCTAGAGTTAAATGTAGGAGGTCTTGAGCCAGATGTACACCGAAAGGAAAAAACTGACGATCCTCTGAACGCTTTAGTTGTTGCTAAAAAAAATGCACAACAAAAACTTGATACAGAAAATAAAAGTGAGGCTAGAAAATTAATCACTAATGCATTAGAGGAAATTCAAAACAAAAAATATGGTGTTTGGGCATATAATTATTCTCATAAAATAACCGATCTAAGAAATCTTTACACACAGAGTTATAACAGTTCTTCTGAACTGATTAAAAGTTTGAAAAACCTTATTCTTAACGAACCTTACTATGACGAATGGATTATTGTTGACCATATAATAAAATTTCTTCAAAACAGTAATGATGAAAATGAGAAAACCTTAGTACTTCAGGCAGTTGATGAACACCTTAGTTTGATGATAAAAACTCCGCAACAGTACTATGATAAATATAATTGGATAACTAAATTATCTCAAGACGACTCCGATCTACGGGAGGGAAAAATATTATTAGGCTTATTAATTTGGTTTTTAAATCATCCATCATTAACTGTGAAAAATCGAGTGATTGAGATTTTAACTTGGCTGGGAACTGTTATTCCTAAAAATGTGGTTGAAGGGTTGATTGAAGAAATACTATCTAACGGGTATAAAGTTTCGAGAGAACTTTCAGCTTCTATAATTCATCAACTGTCAAATTTAAATCCAATCGGATTTTCTCAAGAATTTAAATTATTGATAGAGAGTAACTTAAATAAACTCTTGCAACAGGAGCATTTTATGATAAAAAATTCACTGTTGGATGCTATGATTGAACAACAAAATTTGGGCATTTCGGACTTTGATAATATGATTAAGTTGTTTGAGGACTCTTTTGTCAAGGGTCCTGCCAACAGTGGAGAAATATTTTTTGATGAAACTTATTTGCACCCTATAGATGAATTTTTATACGCTCTTAATGATTTAGGAATATTGAATAAAGAGTTTGCTAAGAAACTTATTTCAAATATTGAAAATCTTTTACCTTTATCTATAGAAGATTGCCAAAAAGCCAGTGAATATATTGATAGAAGCTTTAATGACCATAATAATATTCCATTAGTATCTGACCTTGAAACATTATTAAAGTATGCCCTGAATACCGCGTTAGGCTCTTGTACAAGTTTGGAATCAAGAAAAGAGGTTGCAAATATCTTAAGATTCTATCAACCTACATTTCCAGAGAATCGATTAAGTGCAGATTTCAGAAATTATAATGAGTCTTTTGAAAATGAGATAAAGCATTTATTTGAAACAGGTAAACTTAATTTTGGAAAATTAAAAATCAATGGGGAAATCCCTTTAAGTTACTTTAGTGTAATCAACGATGAAATAAAAAGAAATAAGCAAGAAATAATTGATATCGTAGGGTATCTGGTGCCTTTGTCAGATACTAATAGAAGAAGCTCATCATATCCTTGGCCCTCTTTTTTTGAGAACGAATATCCGATAGATATGCCGGAAAGTGAAAATGGACAAATAGTCCCATTGTTCATTAAATGCGATAATGTAGTCGATGTTACGGGAAGTGACTTAGTTCCGGCAGTTTTAAATAAAAAGGTGATGGATATCTTACCAGACCTGCAGAATGATATAAATTCGAAATTTTGGAGAGTTGGAAGAAATTGGGGAAATAATAACAGAGGAACTTCTTCTAATATCGGGTATTTCTCAACTATACCACTCAATAAAATTGATAGTGTAAAATCAGAATATAAACTTGTACTGAGAATATTTTATGGATATAATTCCTATATCGTCGATATATTCGATCAAAAAATATCAAATTTATGA
- the avs1a gene encoding AVAST type 1 anti-phage system MBL fold metallo-hydrolase Avs1a — MNISVKAYPAKDGDCLLVCFGIDDTNQTYLLIDSGYNDTVTNHLIKDLERINREGHVLEKFIITHIDKDHIQGAVEFLKCNNSSKIIDIKQIWHNTYRHLFNGEPDPSEKSNDKILQQIIRRGYPKDKVNKESKVISASQGTTVGALILKGGYHWNTDFNQLAVSVNNGKRIKVNDDASIYLLSPDNDKLDKLKKLWAGELKKFGVNYIQGGSSFYDDAFEMLLSWEKEQPKLFPKQISRKKQTIEELLEKNYHDDNTATNGSSIAFVLQIRERKLLFLADAHPDIVVRSLEEFQSEGIIIFDLIKVSHHGSFRNISSELLNKIDSESYLISTNGGRHNHPDKETLAHIVTRKTKFKRQLFFNYKTENSIFFENEDWMLKYNYSIHYLENTFYTITL, encoded by the coding sequence ATGAACATTAGTGTTAAGGCATATCCTGCAAAAGATGGAGATTGTCTGTTAGTATGCTTTGGTATCGATGATACGAACCAAACTTATCTCCTGATCGACAGTGGATATAATGATACTGTTACAAATCATCTAATTAAAGACTTGGAAAGAATTAATAGAGAAGGTCACGTATTAGAAAAGTTTATTATTACACATATCGACAAAGATCATATACAGGGAGCAGTTGAATTTCTCAAGTGTAATAATTCTTCTAAAATCATTGATATTAAACAAATTTGGCATAATACCTATCGACATCTCTTCAATGGGGAACCTGATCCTTCAGAGAAAAGTAATGATAAGATTCTTCAGCAAATTATCAGACGAGGATATCCAAAAGACAAGGTCAACAAAGAATCTAAAGTTATCAGTGCATCGCAAGGTACAACGGTTGGTGCTTTAATTTTAAAAGGAGGATATCATTGGAATACGGACTTTAATCAGCTTGCAGTATCTGTAAACAATGGAAAACGAATTAAAGTCAATGATGATGCATCAATCTATCTTCTATCACCGGATAATGATAAGTTGGACAAACTCAAAAAATTGTGGGCTGGCGAATTGAAAAAATTTGGTGTCAATTATATACAAGGAGGTTCATCATTTTATGATGATGCATTCGAGATGCTTTTATCTTGGGAAAAAGAACAGCCAAAGTTATTTCCGAAGCAGATTTCAAGAAAAAAACAGACAATTGAAGAACTGCTTGAGAAAAATTATCATGATGATAACACGGCTACCAATGGCAGTTCTATTGCCTTCGTACTCCAAATTAGAGAAAGAAAATTGTTGTTTTTAGCCGATGCTCATCCTGATATAGTTGTCAGGTCTTTGGAAGAGTTTCAGAGCGAAGGTATCATCATATTCGATTTAATTAAAGTTTCACATCATGGTAGTTTTAGAAATATTAGCAGTGAGTTGCTAAATAAAATAGACTCAGAATCATATTTAATATCTACGAACGGAGGACGACATAATCATCCTGATAAAGAAACACTTGCCCATATCGTTACACGAAAAACAAAATTTAAAAGACAATTATTTTTCAATTATAAAACTGAGAATTCGATTTTTTTCGAAAATGAAGATTGGATGCTTAAATATAATTATTCAATCCATTACCTTGAAAACACATTTTATACAATTACTTTATGA